Proteins co-encoded in one Callospermophilus lateralis isolate mCalLat2 chromosome 2, mCalLat2.hap1, whole genome shotgun sequence genomic window:
- the LOC143391407 gene encoding olfactory receptor 56B1-like → MSASFKGSNSSKFQVSEFILLGFPGIHSWQHWLSLPLALLYLSTIGANILILTTVYQDPSLKQPMYLFLGILSVVDMGLATTIVPKILAIFWFDAKAISLPECFAQIYAIHCFVGMESGVFLCMAFDRYVAICHPLRYPLIVTNSFITKATLLMVLRNGLFVIPVPVLAAQRHYCSRNEIEHCLCSNLGVTSLACDDRRPNSICQLVLAWLGMGSDLSLIVLSYALILRSVHRLNSAEAVSKALSTCSSHLILIFFFYTVVVVISVTHLTETKATLIPVLLNVLHNTIPPSLNPIVYALRTKELREGFQKVFFLGLQKK, encoded by the coding sequence ATGTCTGCATCTTTCAAGGGCTCCAATAGCTCCAAATTCCAGGTCTCCGAGTTCATTCTGCTGGGATTCCCAGGCATTCACAGCTGGCAGCACTGGCTCTCCTTGCCTTTGGCACTGCTCTATCTCTCCACAATTGGTGCAAACATCCTCATCCTCACCACCGTCTACCAGGATCCTTCTCTGAAGCAGCCTATGTACCTTTTCCTGGGCATCCTCTCTGTGGTGGACATGGGCCTGGCCACCACCATTGTGCCTAAGATCCTGGCCATCTTCTGGTTTGATGCCAAGGCCATTAGCCTCCCAGAGTGCTTTGCTCAGATTTATGCCATTCATTGCTTTGTTGGAATGGAGTCTGGTGTCTTCCTCTGCATGGCTTTTGATAGATATGTAGCTATTTGTCATCCTCTTCGCTACCCATTGATTGTCACCAATTCCTTCATCACCAAAGCTACCCTGCTCATGGTGCTTAGAAATGGCTTGTTTGTCATTCCAGTGCCTGTACTTGCAGCCCAGCGTCATTATTGTTCCAGGAATGAAATTGAACATTGCCTGTGCTCTAATCTTGGAGTCACAAGCCTGGCTTGTGATGATAGAAGGCCCAATAGTATTTGTCAGTTGGTTCTGGCATGGCTTGGAATGGGGAGTGATCTAAGTCTTATTGTACTGTCCTATGCCCTGATTCTGCGCTCCGTCCATAGGCTGAACTCTGCTGAAGCTGTCTCCAAGGCTCTGAGCACTTGCAGCTCCCATCTCATTCTCATCTTTTTCTTTTACACTGTTGTTGTAGTTATTTCAGTAACTCACCTGACAGAGACTAAGGCTACTTTGATTCCAGTTCTACTCAACGTGCTGCACAACACCATCCCTCCTTCCCTCAATCCTATTGTTTATGCACTTAGGACCAAAGAACTTAGAGAAGGCTTCCAGAAGGTGTTTTTCTTAGGTTTACAAAAGAAataa